From one Pseudobdellovibrionaceae bacterium genomic stretch:
- a CDS encoding alpha/beta fold hydrolase, producing MFWVGLHGFGGQGGDLRPLFESVVTETSPDSVWLPDLFFPGPLSPVNNIATWTHHFVKEIKDRGQGKPVRAIGYSLGGRLLLHALCRHPELFSSAVLISSHPGINEEEEIRSRQFWESTWAEKFQSLPWDQLWQEWNQNQVLQNSTTNSQLAENEQTRQLLAQALVEWSPTRHGFTESQLRSLPVPVLWVAGQKDRKYVQLYEVLKAQKVIQHLAFVPGAGHRVHLDQPNQLAKVVSSFFHA from the coding sequence ATGTTTTGGGTGGGTCTTCACGGCTTTGGGGGACAAGGCGGGGATTTGCGCCCCTTGTTCGAATCGGTTGTGACAGAAACATCCCCCGACTCGGTTTGGCTTCCGGACTTGTTTTTCCCCGGGCCCCTTTCTCCTGTAAACAATATCGCGACTTGGACCCATCACTTTGTCAAAGAGATCAAAGATCGTGGACAAGGAAAGCCGGTCAGGGCCATTGGTTACTCGCTTGGTGGTCGCTTGCTCCTTCATGCTCTTTGCCGCCATCCAGAGTTGTTTTCTTCTGCCGTTCTGATTTCTTCACATCCGGGGATCAATGAAGAGGAAGAGATTCGGAGTCGTCAGTTCTGGGAATCGACCTGGGCTGAGAAGTTTCAATCTTTGCCCTGGGATCAGCTCTGGCAAGAGTGGAATCAAAACCAAGTCCTACAAAACTCGACGACCAATTCCCAATTGGCTGAGAACGAACAAACCCGCCAATTGTTAGCTCAGGCCTTAGTTGAATGGTCGCCCACGCGACATGGGTTTACTGAATCCCAGCTCAGGAGTTTGCCAGTCCCTGTTTTATGGGTGGCGGGCCAAAAGGACAGGAAGTACGTCCAGCTCTATGAGGTCTTGAAGGCACAAAAGGTGATCCAACACCTGGCCTTCGTTCCAGGTGCAGGACACCGGGTCCACCTGGACCAGCCCAACCAACTGGCAAAAGTTGTCTCTAGCTTTTTTCACGCGTAA
- the menD gene encoding 2-succinyl-5-enolpyruvyl-6-hydroxy-3-cyclohexene-1-carboxylic-acid synthase produces MKQMLGAQKLLTQLAHQGVAEVLLCAGARNAPLVKALSVCSGLQVLPFFDERAAAFFALGRIRRTNCPVAVVTTSGTAAAELLPATIEAWYSGLPLVLVTADRPPNYRGTGAPQAIEQVGIFSTYVQNEFDFLGEEPGEITLADHAPTHINVSFDEPLIDGELGMWTIVPRPGAESDFVQDRVALSQDRVQEFLQNCQKPLIVVSELPTNKRELVIKKVLEWKRPVYLEASSGLYGRSELKPWRLNLGEGVFKSSSFMNEFDGVIRIGGIPTTRLWRDLESKLGHWPVLSFSQRSFSGLARIKVEPLPLAALELIQGFSQDQSKWLDCQQAQRDRLKKLLETDPHSEPAVFYELARMIPSGSHVFLGNSLPIREWDLVAGVSGSDHVPMANRGANGIDGLIATFLGSATADQENWLILGDLSALYDLNAPWALRFCQQHKIRIVVINNRGGQIFRRLFADPLFENQHSLSFESFAEMWGLDYHLWRRVPEKLPELAKQVIIEIRPNDEATQRFWQQYEQMWKDH; encoded by the coding sequence ATGAAGCAGATGTTGGGTGCCCAAAAGCTATTAACTCAGCTCGCTCATCAAGGAGTGGCCGAGGTTCTTTTGTGTGCAGGTGCTCGCAATGCCCCGCTGGTCAAAGCACTGTCTGTTTGTTCAGGCCTTCAGGTGTTGCCCTTTTTTGATGAGAGAGCCGCCGCCTTTTTTGCTCTCGGTCGCATTCGCCGGACGAATTGTCCGGTGGCGGTGGTCACCACTTCTGGAACAGCGGCGGCCGAACTTCTACCGGCCACTATTGAAGCTTGGTACTCGGGACTTCCTCTGGTGTTGGTCACAGCCGATCGACCGCCAAATTACCGCGGGACGGGAGCCCCTCAGGCCATTGAGCAGGTGGGGATTTTTTCGACCTACGTTCAAAATGAGTTTGATTTCTTGGGGGAGGAACCCGGAGAAATCACTTTGGCCGATCATGCTCCCACCCATATCAATGTCAGCTTTGATGAACCACTGATAGACGGGGAGTTGGGGATGTGGACTATTGTTCCTCGGCCGGGAGCTGAAAGCGACTTTGTTCAAGATCGCGTGGCTCTTAGCCAGGATAGGGTCCAAGAGTTTTTGCAGAACTGCCAAAAACCTCTCATCGTGGTGAGTGAACTTCCCACCAACAAAAGAGAACTGGTGATAAAAAAAGTCTTAGAGTGGAAACGACCCGTTTATCTTGAGGCGAGCTCAGGGCTTTATGGACGAAGCGAATTAAAGCCCTGGCGACTGAATTTGGGCGAAGGGGTATTTAAAAGCTCCTCGTTTATGAATGAGTTTGATGGAGTGATTCGTATTGGAGGAATCCCCACCACCCGCTTGTGGCGGGATTTGGAATCAAAACTCGGTCATTGGCCAGTGCTCTCTTTTAGTCAGCGTTCCTTTTCGGGCTTGGCGCGGATTAAGGTCGAACCGCTTCCTCTTGCAGCTTTAGAGTTGATTCAGGGCTTCTCGCAAGATCAGAGTAAGTGGCTCGATTGCCAGCAGGCTCAGAGGGATCGTCTGAAGAAGCTGCTAGAGACCGACCCTCACTCAGAGCCCGCGGTATTTTACGAATTAGCGAGAATGATTCCCTCAGGCAGTCATGTCTTCTTGGGTAATAGTCTGCCGATTCGTGAGTGGGATTTGGTGGCAGGGGTATCGGGGAGTGATCATGTCCCCATGGCCAATCGTGGGGCCAATGGCATTGACGGGTTGATTGCCACATTTCTTGGTAGTGCGACAGCAGACCAGGAGAATTGGTTGATCCTGGGTGATTTGTCAGCCTTGTATGACCTCAATGCTCCTTGGGCCTTGAGGTTTTGTCAGCAACACAAGATTCGCATCGTGGTGATTAACAATCGGGGTGGGCAGATTTTTCGCCGGCTGTTTGCTGATCCACTGTTCGAAAATCAACATAGCTTGAGTTTTGAGTCTTTTGCTGAAATGTGGGGTCTCGATTACCACTTGTGGCGGCGGGTGCCGGAAAAACTTCCTGAGCTGGCCAAGCAAGTGATCATTGAGATTCGCCCCAATGATGAAGCCACACAAAGATTCTGGCAACAGTACGAACAAATGTGGAAGGACCACTGA
- a CDS encoding chorismate-binding protein, translating into MSKKSPELPETWPDGTILPSEGFCLSLPSGQILLGCGLRARGATPEPGAWNFYLPDFFLEDPQPWWTPEEVFFLASHEEQGVDGLTNRINASWNLGNQGSFFSQFEDLQQLFAQGELRKAVPVVVAQSEWVPSSQDVAQLILRAQSVERAHPALHTFGFWTPSEGMIGLTPELLFQLSGSQLQTMALAGTRRSGFPAGELLADKKERAEHQIVVEDLHQRLSELGTVNMGNTDELNLGTLTHLKTDLFVELKSSHVPNFEDCVRLLHPTPALGAYPRQAGLQWLRKNRTRQAPRFGAPFGVSDPEGNSWCLVAIRNLQWSKQGSLLPVGCGVVAQSQAEAEWRELELKKQFVLESLGL; encoded by the coding sequence ATGTCAAAGAAAAGCCCCGAATTACCGGAAACATGGCCAGATGGGACGATTCTCCCAAGTGAAGGGTTTTGCCTTTCTCTGCCGTCCGGGCAAATTCTACTTGGTTGCGGGCTCAGGGCCCGTGGTGCCACTCCGGAACCTGGGGCCTGGAACTTCTATTTGCCCGATTTCTTTCTTGAAGATCCACAGCCTTGGTGGACCCCCGAAGAGGTGTTTTTCCTCGCGAGTCATGAGGAGCAGGGGGTTGACGGACTAACAAATCGCATCAATGCGAGCTGGAACCTGGGAAATCAGGGGAGCTTTTTCTCTCAATTTGAAGATCTTCAGCAGCTCTTTGCCCAAGGGGAACTAAGAAAGGCCGTGCCGGTGGTGGTGGCCCAATCGGAGTGGGTGCCAAGTTCTCAGGATGTGGCCCAATTGATCCTTCGCGCTCAATCGGTGGAGCGGGCTCACCCGGCTCTGCACACCTTTGGGTTTTGGACCCCATCAGAAGGCATGATTGGTCTGACCCCCGAGCTGTTGTTTCAGTTATCAGGGAGTCAATTGCAGACCATGGCTTTGGCGGGCACGCGCCGGAGTGGCTTCCCTGCAGGGGAGCTTCTTGCCGACAAAAAAGAGAGAGCTGAGCATCAGATTGTCGTTGAAGACTTGCATCAACGACTGAGTGAGCTGGGAACAGTGAATATGGGCAACACGGATGAACTCAATTTAGGAACTCTGACTCACTTAAAAACTGATTTATTTGTAGAGTTAAAGTCTTCCCATGTTCCCAACTTCGAAGACTGTGTTCGACTTCTGCATCCGACGCCGGCCCTTGGAGCCTATCCCCGCCAAGCGGGATTGCAGTGGTTGAGGAAAAACCGCACTCGTCAGGCCCCACGTTTTGGTGCACCCTTTGGAGTGAGTGACCCCGAGGGCAATTCTTGGTGTTTGGTCGCCATTCGCAATCTTCAGTGGTCAAAACAGGGAAGTTTACTTCCCGTTGGCTGTGGGGTGGTGGCGCAAAGTCAGGCCGAGGCTGAGTGGCGTGAGTTAGAATTAAAAAAGCAATTTGTGCTGGAGTCACTTGGTCTATGA
- the aroF gene encoding 3-deoxy-7-phosphoheptulonate synthase: MTEKASPVKVGQISIGGNNGGFAVIAGPCSIESQEQMSTIAESVKSNGAVALRGGMFKLRTDPNSFQGLGREAFEIVRKVKASTNLPFFCEVTDPRQISDMMEFVDAFQVGSRNMHNYALLKELGQTDKPVLLKRGFSGLVKEWILAADYVVSGGNDQVILCERGIRTFETCTRNTFDLNAIAHVKEYSSYPVVADPSHATGDSRLVIPMSLAAAAAGADGLIVEVHHQPDQAKSDGFQALDLDQFKTLMIRLEKVLTALDRPLAKV; the protein is encoded by the coding sequence ATGACTGAGAAGGCTTCACCCGTCAAGGTGGGTCAAATTTCAATAGGCGGAAATAATGGCGGATTTGCTGTTATCGCCGGCCCCTGCTCCATTGAGTCTCAGGAGCAGATGAGCACCATTGCTGAGAGTGTGAAGTCCAATGGCGCCGTGGCTTTGCGCGGAGGCATGTTTAAGTTGCGGACTGATCCCAACTCTTTCCAGGGACTCGGCCGTGAAGCCTTTGAAATTGTTCGTAAAGTAAAGGCCTCAACGAATCTGCCCTTTTTCTGTGAAGTCACCGATCCCCGACAAATCAGCGACATGATGGAATTTGTAGACGCCTTTCAGGTCGGCTCCCGTAATATGCACAACTACGCTCTGTTGAAGGAGCTGGGACAAACGGACAAGCCTGTTCTTTTGAAGCGCGGGTTTTCTGGTTTGGTGAAAGAGTGGATCTTGGCCGCTGACTACGTCGTCAGTGGCGGCAACGACCAAGTGATTCTTTGCGAGCGGGGCATTCGCACATTTGAAACCTGCACACGAAATACTTTTGATCTCAATGCCATCGCTCATGTGAAAGAGTATTCCAGCTACCCGGTGGTGGCTGACCCTTCTCATGCGACAGGTGACAGCCGACTGGTGATTCCCATGTCTTTGGCGGCAGCTGCAGCTGGTGCCGATGGTTTAATTGTTGAAGTTCATCATCAGCCGGATCAGGCCAAGTCCGACGGCTTTCAAGCCTTAGATTTGGATCAGTTTAAAACTCTGATGATTCGTCTGGAGAAAGTTCTGACTGCTCTCGACCGTCCCCTGGCCAAGGTCTAA
- the ubiE gene encoding bifunctional demethylmenaquinone methyltransferase/2-methoxy-6-polyprenyl-1,4-benzoquinol methylase UbiE has product MTTQHHGPDPEFIKGLFGSISGGYDRANDLMTFGVARFWRKQLVKWSEAQQGDRVLDCATGTGDLALAFAEKVGPTGQVVGSDFCPEMLAVAPEKARKLGVTWASFEVADALDLPYEDNSFNVTSIAFGIRNVQDPVKALREMARVTQPGGRVMILETGDNRMPVVGPMIQFYFKVGVPFLGGLVTGKKSAYEYLNNSSNKFPGQKKFLDLMRASQAFSQVECRSLLGGASYLYKGVVA; this is encoded by the coding sequence ATGACCACCCAACACCACGGCCCAGATCCCGAATTTATCAAAGGACTCTTTGGCTCTATCTCTGGCGGCTATGACCGCGCCAATGATCTGATGACTTTTGGTGTGGCCCGCTTTTGGCGCAAGCAATTGGTCAAATGGAGTGAGGCTCAGCAGGGCGACAGGGTTTTGGATTGTGCAACCGGTACGGGTGATTTGGCTTTGGCCTTTGCGGAAAAAGTCGGCCCAACCGGTCAGGTCGTCGGTTCTGACTTTTGCCCCGAGATGCTCGCCGTTGCCCCTGAAAAGGCCAGAAAACTTGGCGTGACCTGGGCCTCGTTTGAAGTGGCTGACGCTCTTGATCTTCCCTATGAAGACAATTCCTTTAATGTCACCAGCATTGCCTTTGGCATTCGTAATGTGCAAGACCCGGTTAAAGCCCTACGGGAAATGGCGCGTGTCACTCAACCCGGCGGGCGAGTGATGATTTTGGAAACCGGTGACAACCGCATGCCGGTTGTGGGCCCAATGATTCAGTTTTACTTTAAAGTGGGCGTTCCCTTTTTAGGTGGTCTGGTGACCGGCAAGAAATCGGCCTACGAGTATCTGAACAACTCGTCCAACAAGTTCCCTGGTCAGAAGAAGTTCTTGGATTTGATGAGAGCTTCTCAAGCCTTCAGCCAGGTGGAGTGCCGCTCTCTTCTCGGCGGCGCCAGTTATCTCTATAAAGGTGTTGTCGCCTAG
- a CDS encoding response regulator codes for MSTQDVKHEEITKEVRPWLHRLGLPVVLVELKTLEIIYANYQFEELMGVAEENLVQQSWSVLFDGKAKETLNSISDLYNLEFEVFTPVEHDLSIVRKSGRSVPVICSFSGIVVAGHELLMVTFFDHTKGVKEKQKLAEDLKSVYHMAKLADLGKIAASVAHEMNNPLMVIQGQAELLELKASKNALSEEEVRRLVDPIYRSVERMSQIVTQMKNIARAPDGKMDKMDLARVMNEGLLLVQHRSNFLGVEIKVECPAGVMVKGNRTQIEQVVVNMINNAMDAMEEASYEVRKITITVTPSSDYTLVEIWNTGPAIPKEVQDSILNPFFTTKAVGKGTGLGLSVCSGILRAHKGSLKLKYSNDKGTCFEMKFPAIKDDGSKDKVKALVVDDEQLVRRVIKERLEEEGFQVITAKNGQEGLEKVISHPDVAIVFTDLKMPVMDGMEFIRQVRGAFPELLVVVISGFLDSLDTSEASVSVDEKLDKPFTSRQFREVLSSVQKKMDGRRKILAA; via the coding sequence TTGTCCACCCAGGACGTTAAGCACGAGGAAATCACCAAAGAAGTCAGACCTTGGCTCCATCGCTTGGGGCTTCCTGTTGTTTTGGTTGAACTCAAGACTCTTGAGATTATCTATGCCAACTACCAGTTTGAGGAGCTCATGGGGGTGGCAGAAGAGAATCTTGTTCAACAGTCTTGGTCTGTTCTATTTGATGGTAAGGCCAAAGAGACTCTGAATTCCATTTCCGATCTTTACAATCTGGAGTTTGAGGTCTTTACCCCGGTTGAACATGATCTATCGATTGTGCGAAAGAGTGGACGAAGTGTTCCGGTGATCTGTTCCTTTTCAGGCATTGTCGTCGCTGGCCATGAGTTGTTAATGGTCACCTTTTTTGACCACACGAAAGGGGTCAAAGAAAAGCAAAAGCTGGCTGAGGATTTGAAGTCGGTTTACCACATGGCCAAACTGGCTGATCTGGGTAAAATTGCGGCCTCGGTGGCCCACGAAATGAATAACCCTCTAATGGTGATTCAAGGGCAGGCGGAGCTACTCGAACTGAAAGCTTCTAAAAATGCTCTCTCAGAGGAAGAAGTCAGGCGATTGGTGGACCCCATCTATCGTTCAGTCGAGAGGATGTCCCAAATCGTCACCCAAATGAAGAACATCGCCCGAGCTCCTGACGGCAAGATGGATAAAATGGATCTAGCAAGGGTGATGAACGAGGGTCTATTGCTGGTTCAGCATCGATCCAACTTTCTTGGAGTTGAAATTAAGGTGGAATGTCCTGCGGGAGTGATGGTCAAGGGTAACCGCACCCAGATTGAGCAGGTCGTGGTCAACATGATCAACAATGCCATGGATGCGATGGAAGAAGCCTCCTATGAAGTGCGAAAGATCACTATTACGGTGACTCCATCCTCCGATTACACTCTTGTCGAGATCTGGAACACTGGACCGGCTATTCCTAAAGAGGTTCAAGACAGTATCCTAAATCCTTTCTTTACCACCAAGGCTGTCGGCAAAGGGACGGGACTGGGGTTGTCTGTCTGCTCGGGAATTTTGCGTGCTCACAAAGGAAGTTTGAAGCTTAAGTACTCAAACGACAAGGGAACTTGTTTTGAAATGAAGTTCCCGGCGATAAAAGATGATGGTTCTAAAGACAAGGTGAAGGCCCTGGTCGTGGATGACGAGCAGTTGGTCCGTCGGGTGATCAAAGAACGACTGGAGGAAGAAGGCTTTCAGGTGATTACTGCAAAGAATGGCCAGGAGGGGCTGGAGAAAGTGATCAGCCATCCTGATGTGGCCATCGTCTTTACTGATTTGAAAATGCCGGTCATGGACGGAATGGAGTTTATCCGTCAGGTCCGTGGAGCCTTTCCAGAGCTCCTTGTGGTGGTCATTTCCGGCTTTCTGGACTCATTGGATACCAGTGAGGCAAGTGTTTCCGTCGATGAAAAACTCGACAAGCCATTTACCAGTCGGCAATTTCGCGAAGTGCTCAGTTCTGTGCAGAAGAAAATGGACGGCAGACGGAAAATCTTGGCCGCCTAG
- a CDS encoding 3-phosphoshikimate 1-carboxyvinyltransferase has product MTQPFSFIGKIPASKSLYNRALVAASYAKHELDIVGYSDSQDVELMKEGLLSLSCYRPIECGHAGAVLRFLALRASRQPGEHELRGSERLFSRPQDEIVRILSQLGVEAKLYKDRLVIRSYGWKPMGDSLHIPSDRSSQFASAVLLNCWNLPESLYLSVSSRMVSRPYWLMTVGLMRHFGMELEKWEGDFRIWSQQQVKIDHYTVEMDMSSGFAIAAVAAVSGEATLEDFPLKSPQPDAIFPHILEQMGAVVERVDGTLKVKEAPELRGIDINLNDSPDLFPVLAALCALAKGPSRLWGADQLVFKESNRIEKLVELIRKAGRRVETVEGGLMIVGDEPAKPGTPFDFDTDLDHRLAMAGAIFLRAGFPIRILNPDVIAKSYLGFWTSLGVHP; this is encoded by the coding sequence GTGACTCAGCCATTTAGCTTTATAGGCAAGATTCCGGCGTCGAAATCTCTCTACAACCGAGCTTTGGTGGCGGCTAGTTATGCCAAGCACGAACTCGACATCGTCGGTTACTCGGATAGCCAGGATGTGGAGCTGATGAAGGAAGGTCTTCTGAGCCTAAGTTGCTATCGGCCCATTGAGTGTGGCCACGCCGGGGCAGTGCTGCGCTTTTTGGCACTCAGAGCCTCACGTCAACCCGGCGAGCATGAACTCAGGGGCAGTGAACGGCTTTTTAGTCGCCCCCAGGACGAAATCGTGCGGATCTTGAGCCAACTTGGAGTGGAAGCGAAACTTTATAAAGACCGACTCGTAATCAGGAGCTATGGGTGGAAACCCATGGGGGATTCCCTTCATATTCCCAGCGATCGTTCCAGCCAATTTGCTTCAGCAGTATTGTTGAATTGTTGGAACTTGCCAGAGTCCCTTTATCTTTCTGTGAGTTCACGCATGGTCTCCAGACCCTATTGGTTGATGACAGTGGGTTTGATGCGCCATTTCGGCATGGAGCTGGAAAAATGGGAAGGTGATTTTCGCATCTGGTCTCAACAGCAGGTGAAGATCGATCACTATACTGTAGAGATGGACATGAGTTCAGGCTTCGCCATTGCCGCAGTCGCGGCCGTAAGCGGTGAAGCCACTCTTGAGGATTTCCCGCTCAAGAGCCCCCAGCCGGACGCCATTTTTCCCCATATTCTGGAACAAATGGGGGCCGTGGTGGAGCGAGTTGATGGCACTCTCAAAGTTAAGGAAGCGCCTGAGCTACGAGGTATCGATATTAATCTTAACGACAGCCCGGACCTATTTCCGGTTCTCGCCGCTCTCTGTGCTCTCGCTAAGGGGCCTAGTCGTCTTTGGGGGGCAGATCAGCTAGTATTTAAAGAGTCCAATCGCATAGAAAAACTCGTGGAGTTGATTCGCAAGGCGGGAAGAAGAGTGGAGACAGTCGAGGGGGGATTGATGATCGTCGGTGATGAACCTGCAAAGCCAGGCACTCCCTTTGATTTTGATACGGACTTGGATCACCGCCTGGCCATGGCGGGCGCGATCTTTTTGCGTGCGGGATTTCCTATTCGTATTCTCAACCCTGACGTCATCGCCAAAAGCTACCTGGGTTTTTGGACAAGCCTTGGGGTACATCCATGA
- a CDS encoding 3-dehydroquinate synthase produces the protein MATLVRYSTNLPSAAWLKRHLRLTKDTHFLVIFDRKLKNKGRFAQWVRQFPLRYGVAAGEKLKAVEQFSHHAHRLNKIAGAVPGRNLVVLAVGGGSIGDFAGFFASVYKRGVGLAHLPSTWLAAVDSAHGGKTGLNLGGTKNQIGTFYPASIVVMCRNLLATQNPYLHQAAFAELYKVALLTGGPLYRKTIGLPNLSTNSLWEVLPKAVVAKNKIVELDPQEKKGHRQILNLGHTVGHAIEAFYDIPHGWTVALGLKFAVQWGALLGTTSKQTEKEVLEELETRLGLVELQRQLHRRKRIPSMTLKRLLHRDKKLASSDHVTFVFLSRIGKPKREKVKVSDVIREMRRQGW, from the coding sequence ATGGCAACCTTGGTACGATATTCAACCAATCTTCCTTCTGCCGCCTGGTTGAAGCGGCATTTGCGTCTGACCAAGGACACCCATTTTCTGGTCATCTTTGACCGCAAGCTCAAAAATAAGGGTCGGTTTGCCCAGTGGGTGAGGCAGTTTCCTTTGCGCTACGGCGTGGCGGCAGGTGAAAAATTAAAGGCCGTGGAACAGTTTTCCCACCATGCCCATCGTCTGAATAAAATTGCTGGTGCTGTTCCTGGTCGAAACCTTGTGGTTTTAGCTGTGGGCGGTGGTTCGATTGGTGACTTTGCCGGTTTTTTTGCCAGTGTCTACAAAAGGGGAGTTGGTTTAGCCCATCTGCCTTCCACCTGGTTGGCGGCCGTTGATTCGGCCCACGGTGGGAAAACAGGCCTAAATTTAGGAGGCACTAAAAATCAAATCGGGACTTTTTATCCGGCCTCAATAGTCGTCATGTGTCGCAATCTTTTGGCAACCCAGAATCCCTACCTGCATCAGGCGGCATTTGCGGAACTCTATAAAGTGGCACTTTTGACCGGTGGCCCTCTGTATCGCAAGACAATCGGGTTGCCAAATCTATCCACCAACTCTCTTTGGGAGGTTTTGCCTAAGGCGGTTGTTGCTAAAAATAAAATCGTTGAACTGGATCCCCAGGAAAAGAAGGGCCACCGCCAGATTCTAAACCTCGGCCACACGGTCGGTCATGCCATTGAGGCTTTTTACGACATCCCTCATGGCTGGACTGTAGCTCTGGGTTTAAAATTTGCTGTCCAGTGGGGGGCTCTTCTTGGAACGACTAGCAAGCAAACAGAGAAAGAGGTCCTTGAGGAGTTGGAGACAAGGCTGGGTCTTGTAGAGCTGCAGAGACAATTGCATCGCCGCAAGCGCATCCCATCTATGACCCTTAAGCGGCTCCTGCATCGGGATAAGAAACTAGCGTCTTCGGATCATGTGACTTTTGTTTTTCTCTCACGAATAGGCAAACCTAAGAGGGAAAAGGTGAAAGTCTCAGACGTGATTCGTGAAATGCGTCGGCAGGGTTGGTAG
- a CDS encoding ABC transporter permease subunit, giving the protein MECRRLWRSFCRNKGALASLVLLTVLSLVALLAPWVAPHDPTWVNEGALNIPPFWMTGGSVEFLLGTDDIGRDVLSRLIYGARVSLGVGLMVVTLTLATGSFFGLLAGYFGGWVDSVILRAVDILMSLPSILLAIVVVAVLGPSLTNAVIAVSIVALPSFIRIVRASVLAEKAKPYVDATVSFGASHTRIAVRNILPNCMAPIIVQATLGFSDGILNAAALGFLGLGAQPPTPEWGVMLSDARSYIESAWWLVTLPGVCILVVVLCFNLLGDGLRDALDPKLK; this is encoded by the coding sequence ATGGAGTGCCGGCGGCTGTGGCGGTCATTTTGTCGCAACAAAGGGGCTCTGGCGAGCTTGGTCCTACTCACGGTTCTTTCATTAGTTGCTTTGTTAGCGCCCTGGGTGGCGCCTCATGATCCCACTTGGGTGAATGAAGGGGCACTCAATATTCCTCCCTTTTGGATGACGGGAGGAAGTGTGGAGTTTCTTCTCGGCACCGACGACATCGGCCGAGATGTCTTAAGCCGCCTGATCTACGGGGCCCGAGTGTCCCTGGGTGTCGGGTTGATGGTGGTCACTCTGACTTTGGCGACAGGTAGTTTTTTTGGTTTGTTGGCTGGTTATTTTGGTGGCTGGGTCGACAGTGTGATTTTGCGAGCAGTGGACATCCTGATGTCACTACCGTCGATTCTGTTAGCTATTGTGGTGGTGGCGGTCTTGGGTCCGAGTTTGACCAATGCGGTGATCGCCGTCAGTATCGTTGCTCTCCCCAGTTTCATTCGCATCGTTCGTGCGTCGGTTCTGGCTGAAAAGGCCAAGCCCTATGTGGATGCGACGGTGAGTTTTGGGGCCAGTCATACCCGGATCGCTGTTCGCAATATTCTCCCTAACTGCATGGCTCCAATTATTGTTCAGGCCACCTTGGGCTTTAGTGATGGCATCTTAAATGCCGCAGCCTTGGGCTTTCTCGGCTTGGGCGCTCAGCCTCCCACTCCTGAATGGGGAGTGATGCTGTCCGATGCCCGCAGCTACATCGAGAGCGCCTGGTGGCTGGTGACTCTTCCTGGAGTTTGTATTCTGGTTGTGGTTCTTTGTTTTAATCTTTTGGGCGATGGGCTGCGGGATGCCCTTGATCCCAAGTTGAAGTAG
- a CDS encoding ABC transporter permease subunit translates to MLRLILRRLVVSIPTLIGVSIVAFSLIRMVPGDPVMLLLGERGASPEVYAEMQKNLGLDRPLLEQYLSFMGNALTGDLGVSIHSKRPVLEEFADRFPATVELGLFGMFWAVLLGIPIGLIAAVKRNTPLDYTVMGGALVGYSMPIFWWGLILILIFSVTLGWTPVSGRISVMYDIDPKTGFMIFDTWLSGEGWAGFKSAFSHLILPGIALGTIPLAAVARMTRSSLLEVLREDYIRTAKAKGLGAYGVVVVHALRNALIPIITVVGLMVGAVLTGAILTETIFSWPGIGKWLVNSVTARDYPVIQGGVLLISIVVISVNMVVDVLYQVVNPMMRGKA, encoded by the coding sequence ATTCTGCGCCTGATCCTCCGCCGCCTGGTGGTTTCCATTCCAACTCTTATCGGCGTTTCTATCGTCGCCTTTTCTCTTATCCGCATGGTGCCCGGGGACCCGGTCATGTTGTTGTTGGGTGAGCGCGGTGCTTCGCCCGAAGTCTATGCGGAGATGCAAAAGAACCTGGGGTTGGATCGCCCCCTGCTCGAACAGTATCTTAGTTTTATGGGGAATGCCCTGACGGGTGACCTGGGAGTTTCCATTCATTCAAAGCGACCGGTTTTGGAAGAGTTCGCCGATCGGTTTCCGGCCACGGTTGAACTTGGACTTTTTGGTATGTTTTGGGCGGTGCTTTTGGGGATTCCCATAGGTTTGATCGCCGCCGTTAAACGCAACACTCCTTTGGATTACACGGTTATGGGTGGAGCCCTGGTGGGTTACTCCATGCCGATTTTTTGGTGGGGATTGATTTTAATCCTAATCTTTTCTGTCACCCTTGGTTGGACTCCCGTCTCTGGGCGCATTAGCGTGATGTACGACATTGATCCTAAAACCGGGTTCATGATTTTTGACACCTGGCTCAGTGGAGAAGGCTGGGCCGGATTTAAGAGTGCCTTTTCCCACTTGATTCTTCCCGGGATCGCACTGGGAACAATCCCTTTGGCGGCCGTGGCGCGCATGACCCGCTCCAGTTTGTTAGAGGTTTTACGTGAAGACTATATTCGCACGGCAAAAGCAAAAGGTCTTGGTGCCTATGGTGTGGTTGTGGTTCACGCTCTTCGCAACGCTTTGATTCCGATTATTACGGTTGTTGGTTTGATGGTAGGCGCCGTCCTCACCGGTGCGATTTTGACCGAGACCATTTTTTCCTGGCCGGGAATTGGCAAGTGGCTGGTCAACAGTGTGACGGCTCGCGATTATCCGGTGATTCAGGGTGGAGTGCTGTTGATTTCTATTGTGGTGATTTCCGTCAACATGGTGGTTGATGTTCTTTACCAGGTCGTTAACCCCATGATGAGAGGGAAGGCCTGA